One window from the genome of Diospyros lotus cultivar Yz01 chromosome 11, ASM1463336v1, whole genome shotgun sequence encodes:
- the LOC127813481 gene encoding protein NUCLEAR FUSION DEFECTIVE 4-like isoform X1 — MAGQSRKWMILVATIWIQAFTGTNFDFSAYSSRLKAVLGVSQVQLNYLAVASDLGKVLGWSSGLASIYLPLWSVMFLAAFMGLFGYGVQWLVIREVLVLPYFLVFLLCLLAGCSICWFNTVCFILCNRNFPSNRPLAISLTVSFNGVSAALYALAANAIDPSSQPLYLLLNAVVPLITSFAALVPIIRQPPVEPLPLPAIRRDSVIFLILNLIAIATGVYLVLLSSSDKACARLLFAGAVFLLVLPLGIPGVLYAREWFFLQTHSSFRLEGSGFLLVDVEDLELHKALISRQSSLADEVNRLIDSDNSITRQDTGSNYSGCCETIMAKDRLVMLGEEHSAEKLVRRVDFWLYYVAYFCGGTIGLVYSNNLGQIAQSLGQGSKTSTLITLYSSFSFFGRLLSAGPDFLRVKVYFARTGWLTIALLPTTIAFFLLAAFGSAAVLHLGTALVGLSSGFIFAAAVSVTSELFGPNSVGVNHNILITNIPMGSLLYGLLAAIVYDANISGVRNWASTETVCIGERCYFLTFLCWGCISVVGLAASTLLFLRTRPVYDRFEKDRRSTLSSFN, encoded by the exons ATGGCGGGGCAGTCCCGGAAGTGGATGATCCTGGTGGCCACCATATGGATCCAGGCCTTCACCGGCACTAACTTCGACTTCTCTGCCTACTCGTCGCGGCTGAAGGCGGTGCTCGGCGTCTCCCAGGTGCAGCTCAACTACCTCGCCGTCGCCTCCGACCTCGGCAAGGTCTTGGGCTGGTCCTCCGGCCTCGCCTCCATCTATCTTCCCTTGTGGTCCGTCATGTTCCTCGCCGCCTTCATGGGTCTCTTCGGCTATGGCGTCCAGTGGCTTGTCATAAGGGAAGTCCTCGTCTTGCCCTACTTCCTg GTATTTCTCCTGTGCTTGCTAGCTGGATGCAGCATCTGCTGGTTCAACACAGTCTGCTTCATCCTCTGCAATCGAAATTTTCCGTCCAATCGGCCACTGGCAATCTCCCTTACGGTGAGCTTCAATGGCGTCAGCGCCGCCCTCTACGCCCTGGCCGCCAACGCGATCGACCCATCTTCCCAACCCCTCTACCTCCTTCTCAACGCCGTCGTCCCCCTCATCACCTCCTTCGCCGCCTTGGTCCCCATTATCCGGCAACCGCCGGTGGAGCCCCTCCCCCTGCCCGCCATCCGCCGGGACTCCGTCATCTTCCTCATCCTCAACCTCATCGCCATCGCCACCGGCGTCTACCTCGTCCTCCTCAGCTCCTCTGACAAGGCCTGTGCCCGCCTCCTCTTCGCCGGCGCTGTCTTCCTCCTCGTCCTCCCCTTGGGCATCCCCGGGGTTCTCTACGCCCGGGAGTGGTTCTTTCTCCAGACCCACTCCAGCTTCCGGCTCGAAGGCTCCGGCTTCCTTCTCGTCGACGTCGAAGACCTTGAGCTCCACAAGGCGCTCATCAGCAGGCAGAGTAGTTTGGCCGACGAAGTGAATCGACTCATAGATTCTGACAACTCCATAACCAGGCAGGATACTGGGTCTAATTACAGTGGCTGCTGCGAGACTATAATGGCGAAAGATAGATTGGTGATGCTCGGAGAAGAGCATAGTGCTGAGAAGCTGGTTCGAAGGGTGGATTTTTGGCTCTATTATGTTGCGTATTTCTGTGGAGGCACAATCGGATTGGTTTACAGCAACAATCTGGGGCAGATTGCTCAATCGCTTGGACAAGGCTCGAAGACTTCGACTCTAATCACATTGTATTCgtccttctccttcttcggCCGGCTGCTATCCGCCGGCCCGGACTTCCTGCGCGT GAAGGTTTATTTTGCGAGAACGGGGTGGTTGACCATTGCGTTGCTGCCGACAACAATCGCTTTCTTCTTGCTGGCTGCGTTCGGCAGTGCGGCAGTGCTGCATCTAGGCACGGCATTGGTGGGCCTGAGCTCCGGTTTCATATTTGCGGCGGCCGTTTCGGTGACGTCGGAGCTGTTCGGCCCCAACAGCGTCGGCGTCAACCACAACATCCTCATCACCAACATCCCGATGGGATCGCTGCTCTACGGCCTGCTCGCCGCCATTGTTTACGATGCCAACATCTCAGGCGTCAGAAACTGGGCGTCGACCGAAACGGTGTGCATCGGGGAAAGATGCTATTTCTTGACGTTTCTGTGCTGGGGATGCATCTCTGTGGTGGGCCTGGCCGCGAGCACGTTGCTGTTCTTGAGAACTCGGCCGGTGTATGACCGGTTTGAGAAGGATCGGAGATCAACGCTATCTTCGTTTAATTAG
- the LOC127813481 gene encoding protein NUCLEAR FUSION DEFECTIVE 4-like isoform X2, which yields MDNAIRPEVVYITIGLKLDWVFLLCLLAGCSICWFNTVCFILCNRNFPSNRPLAISLTVSFNGVSAALYALAANAIDPSSQPLYLLLNAVVPLITSFAALVPIIRQPPVEPLPLPAIRRDSVIFLILNLIAIATGVYLVLLSSSDKACARLLFAGAVFLLVLPLGIPGVLYAREWFFLQTHSSFRLEGSGFLLVDVEDLELHKALISRQSSLADEVNRLIDSDNSITRQDTGSNYSGCCETIMAKDRLVMLGEEHSAEKLVRRVDFWLYYVAYFCGGTIGLVYSNNLGQIAQSLGQGSKTSTLITLYSSFSFFGRLLSAGPDFLRVKVYFARTGWLTIALLPTTIAFFLLAAFGSAAVLHLGTALVGLSSGFIFAAAVSVTSELFGPNSVGVNHNILITNIPMGSLLYGLLAAIVYDANISGVRNWASTETVCIGERCYFLTFLCWGCISVVGLAASTLLFLRTRPVYDRFEKDRRSTLSSFN from the exons ATGGATAATGCTATTCGGCCCGAAGTGGTGTATATAACTATAGGTTTGAAATTGGATTGG GTATTTCTCCTGTGCTTGCTAGCTGGATGCAGCATCTGCTGGTTCAACACAGTCTGCTTCATCCTCTGCAATCGAAATTTTCCGTCCAATCGGCCACTGGCAATCTCCCTTACGGTGAGCTTCAATGGCGTCAGCGCCGCCCTCTACGCCCTGGCCGCCAACGCGATCGACCCATCTTCCCAACCCCTCTACCTCCTTCTCAACGCCGTCGTCCCCCTCATCACCTCCTTCGCCGCCTTGGTCCCCATTATCCGGCAACCGCCGGTGGAGCCCCTCCCCCTGCCCGCCATCCGCCGGGACTCCGTCATCTTCCTCATCCTCAACCTCATCGCCATCGCCACCGGCGTCTACCTCGTCCTCCTCAGCTCCTCTGACAAGGCCTGTGCCCGCCTCCTCTTCGCCGGCGCTGTCTTCCTCCTCGTCCTCCCCTTGGGCATCCCCGGGGTTCTCTACGCCCGGGAGTGGTTCTTTCTCCAGACCCACTCCAGCTTCCGGCTCGAAGGCTCCGGCTTCCTTCTCGTCGACGTCGAAGACCTTGAGCTCCACAAGGCGCTCATCAGCAGGCAGAGTAGTTTGGCCGACGAAGTGAATCGACTCATAGATTCTGACAACTCCATAACCAGGCAGGATACTGGGTCTAATTACAGTGGCTGCTGCGAGACTATAATGGCGAAAGATAGATTGGTGATGCTCGGAGAAGAGCATAGTGCTGAGAAGCTGGTTCGAAGGGTGGATTTTTGGCTCTATTATGTTGCGTATTTCTGTGGAGGCACAATCGGATTGGTTTACAGCAACAATCTGGGGCAGATTGCTCAATCGCTTGGACAAGGCTCGAAGACTTCGACTCTAATCACATTGTATTCgtccttctccttcttcggCCGGCTGCTATCCGCCGGCCCGGACTTCCTGCGCGT GAAGGTTTATTTTGCGAGAACGGGGTGGTTGACCATTGCGTTGCTGCCGACAACAATCGCTTTCTTCTTGCTGGCTGCGTTCGGCAGTGCGGCAGTGCTGCATCTAGGCACGGCATTGGTGGGCCTGAGCTCCGGTTTCATATTTGCGGCGGCCGTTTCGGTGACGTCGGAGCTGTTCGGCCCCAACAGCGTCGGCGTCAACCACAACATCCTCATCACCAACATCCCGATGGGATCGCTGCTCTACGGCCTGCTCGCCGCCATTGTTTACGATGCCAACATCTCAGGCGTCAGAAACTGGGCGTCGACCGAAACGGTGTGCATCGGGGAAAGATGCTATTTCTTGACGTTTCTGTGCTGGGGATGCATCTCTGTGGTGGGCCTGGCCGCGAGCACGTTGCTGTTCTTGAGAACTCGGCCGGTGTATGACCGGTTTGAGAAGGATCGGAGATCAACGCTATCTTCGTTTAATTAG